One genomic region from Evansella sp. LMS18 encodes:
- a CDS encoding YesL family protein — MERKSVMDGKGLTGIIFRGMEQLSRLAVLNLFWLLFSLPVVTLIPATAALFDVMKKLEEQEEDEEMGLFQKFLSSFRDNFKKSFKTGLPLAGIGLILAADLQLLSWPDAGWLLIVKYMLYTLLMLYIVMAIFTFPVMAYFELPWYKTLFFALMTGLMRPHYSVAVLGAAVVMAAVFLLWPGLIFFFSVSVLGLLATRLARRYWKDIIPADNGWKKQESV, encoded by the coding sequence ATGGAAAGGAAATCGGTCATGGACGGAAAAGGTTTGACAGGAATCATATTTCGGGGGATGGAACAACTCTCCAGGCTCGCTGTGCTTAACTTATTCTGGCTGCTTTTCTCCCTACCGGTCGTTACACTTATCCCTGCTACTGCCGCTTTGTTTGATGTTATGAAAAAGCTGGAGGAACAGGAGGAAGATGAAGAAATGGGATTGTTCCAGAAGTTCTTGTCCAGCTTCCGGGATAATTTTAAGAAGAGTTTTAAAACAGGGCTGCCCCTGGCAGGTATCGGGCTTATCCTGGCTGCTGATCTGCAGCTGTTGAGCTGGCCTGATGCAGGGTGGCTGTTAATCGTGAAATATATGCTGTATACTTTGCTGATGCTTTATATCGTCATGGCAATTTTCACGTTTCCTGTTATGGCTTACTTTGAACTGCCATGGTATAAAACTTTATTTTTCGCTTTAATGACAGGGTTGATGCGGCCGCATTATTCAGTTGCTGTGTTAGGTGCAGCTGTTGTTATGGCAGCTGTTTTCCTCCTATGGCCCGGTCTGATCTTCTTTTTTTCTGTCAGTGTGTTAGGTTTGCTGGCGACCAGGCTGGCGAGGAGGTACTGGAAGGATATTATTCCGGCAGACAATGGCTGGAAAAAGCAGGAGAGTGTGTGA
- a CDS encoding carbohydrate ABC transporter permease, with protein MEAKEFEPQKTPERENEGFRQKTNKPYKQQMGKGPVLKPGYFKSRKVKKRIANIITTLILVAVSIVLLTPIYWMVITSLKPMSEIVQFPPTLFPDEIMWSNYAETIQAFPFFRYAFNTLIITACVVVGSVLSNSFIAYGFAKIPFPGRNVIFALVLATMMIPGFVTMIPQYILFTQLGWVGTYLPLIVPAFFGNAFFIFLMRQFYMSINNELIEAAKIDGASHFYIWSRIMLPLTKPALITIAIFSFNGAWNDFLGPLLYIHDESMYTLQIGLQTFQSQTTTQWNYLMAGSTMVLIPVIILFFVCQKYFIEGMDLTGGTKG; from the coding sequence ATGGAAGCGAAAGAATTTGAACCGCAAAAAACTCCTGAAAGGGAAAATGAAGGATTTCGGCAGAAGACTAATAAACCATATAAACAACAGATGGGCAAAGGGCCTGTTTTAAAGCCTGGCTATTTTAAAAGCAGGAAGGTGAAAAAGCGGATTGCCAATATAATTACCACATTAATTCTCGTCGCTGTCAGCATCGTTTTACTGACACCGATATACTGGATGGTCATCACCTCACTTAAGCCAATGTCTGAGATTGTCCAGTTTCCGCCTACTCTTTTCCCGGATGAAATTATGTGGTCGAATTACGCAGAGACAATACAGGCCTTTCCTTTTTTCAGGTACGCTTTTAATACGCTGATTATTACAGCTTGCGTCGTTGTGGGCAGTGTCCTTTCTAATTCTTTTATCGCGTACGGGTTTGCGAAAATCCCCTTCCCAGGGCGTAATGTTATTTTCGCTCTCGTACTGGCGACGATGATGATCCCTGGATTTGTCACAATGATTCCCCAGTATATACTGTTTACCCAGCTGGGGTGGGTAGGGACCTATCTGCCGCTCATCGTCCCTGCCTTTTTCGGGAACGCGTTTTTCATATTCTTAATGAGGCAGTTTTATATGTCGATTAATAATGAACTGATTGAAGCAGCTAAAATTGACGGGGCGAGCCATTTCTATATCTGGAGCAGAATCATGCTGCCGTTGACGAAGCCAGCACTGATCACAATCGCCATTTTTTCCTTTAACGGGGCATGGAACGACTTTCTCGGACCGCTTCTTTACATTCATGACGAATCGATGTACACACTGCAGATAGGATTGCAGACTTTCCAGAGCCAGACAACCACTCAGTGGAATTACTTAATGGCCGGCTCCACTATGGTGCTTATCCCGGTTATTATACTTTTCTTTGTCTGCCAGAAATACTTCATTGAAGGAATGGATTTAACCGGGGGAACAAAGGGATAG
- a CDS encoding carbohydrate ABC transporter permease, which translates to MLLHLFLTTYEKSGVNMGGKIKVKRKTTMSMRRRESLWGLLFISPFIIGFTVFLLGPMLFSLIGSFTNYNITSRMDFVGFRNYEQMFTADRLFWTSLYNTLYYVAFIVPLTAVGAILMAVLLNQKIKGIKAFRTIFYLPAVLSGVAVYILWMQLLSPSTGLINTVLSWFQIQGPAWLFDPDWTKPALVIMRLWSIGGTMLLYLATLQNVPGQLYESAELDGANAFQRFWHITLPMITPIVFFDVVTTTIGAFQIFQEAYVMTESGSGGPANSLLFYNLHMWNKAFVAFDMGYAMAMSWILFIIILILTIINLKLAPRWVHYEGGQR; encoded by the coding sequence TTGCTGCTTCATCTCTTCCTTACTACATATGAGAAAAGCGGTGTGAACATGGGTGGGAAAATAAAGGTTAAAAGGAAAACGACGATGAGTATGCGCAGACGGGAGAGCTTATGGGGCCTTTTATTTATTTCGCCGTTTATTATCGGTTTTACTGTATTCTTACTGGGCCCGATGCTTTTTTCACTAATAGGTAGTTTCACAAATTACAATATTACATCAAGAATGGATTTTGTCGGGTTCCGGAACTATGAGCAGATGTTTACAGCGGACCGTCTTTTCTGGACGTCTCTCTATAACACGCTTTATTATGTTGCTTTCATCGTCCCTTTAACAGCTGTCGGGGCAATATTGATGGCTGTGCTGCTGAACCAGAAAATAAAAGGGATAAAAGCTTTCCGGACAATTTTTTATTTGCCGGCGGTATTGTCAGGGGTGGCAGTTTATATATTATGGATGCAGTTGTTGTCTCCGTCGACTGGTTTAATAAATACAGTATTGAGCTGGTTCCAGATTCAGGGACCGGCCTGGCTGTTTGATCCTGACTGGACAAAGCCTGCCTTAGTTATTATGAGGCTCTGGAGCATAGGGGGAACTATGCTGCTGTATCTGGCAACTTTACAGAATGTGCCGGGACAGCTCTATGAATCTGCTGAATTGGATGGTGCGAATGCTTTCCAGCGATTCTGGCATATCACGTTGCCGATGATTACGCCAATTGTCTTCTTTGATGTGGTAACGACAACTATAGGAGCTTTTCAAATCTTCCAGGAAGCTTATGTAATGACTGAGAGTGGATCAGGCGGTCCGGCAAATTCCCTGCTCTTCTACAACCTGCATATGTGGAATAAAGCTTTTGTTGCTTTTGACATGGGGTATGCAATGGCGATGTCATGGATTCTATTCATTATCATTCTCATACTTACTATTATTAACCTGAAGCTGGCCCCTCGCTGGGTGCATTATGAAGGAGGTCAGCGCTGA